A stretch of Acidimicrobiales bacterium DNA encodes these proteins:
- a CDS encoding SDR family NAD(P)-dependent oxidoreductase: MAGFLEGKNIAITGAGAGIGKAIALAAAAEGANIVVADYGVSMDGSDPSSEVADAAVAEIHAAGGQAVAVAGDISEFDVGEAVVAAACDNWGTIDGVVCPAGVLRERMLFNMSEDEWDHVIAVHLKGHFNVYRAAFARMRKQETGGSLVGFTSGAFTASTAQANYSAAKGGIVSLTRSAAMIAASLKLRGGPAINANCIAPVAKTRMSENVPFEIETGEPEDIAPMAIYLMSDAGRDVNAQIYTVVGRRISVWNQPQELRTMWAGGDQWSPQEIADMLPGTVGQEPNPFITDLERRMADMAKQEEQG; encoded by the coding sequence GTGGCCGGATTCCTCGAAGGCAAGAACATCGCGATCACCGGCGCCGGAGCCGGTATCGGCAAGGCCATCGCCCTCGCGGCGGCCGCCGAAGGCGCCAACATCGTCGTCGCCGACTACGGCGTGTCGATGGACGGCAGTGATCCGTCGAGCGAGGTGGCTGACGCCGCCGTCGCCGAGATCCATGCCGCCGGTGGCCAGGCCGTCGCGGTGGCCGGCGACATCAGTGAGTTCGACGTCGGCGAGGCCGTCGTGGCCGCCGCCTGCGACAACTGGGGGACGATCGACGGCGTCGTGTGTCCGGCCGGTGTCCTGCGCGAGCGGATGCTCTTCAACATGAGCGAGGACGAGTGGGACCACGTCATCGCGGTCCACCTCAAAGGTCACTTCAACGTCTACCGAGCGGCCTTCGCCCGGATGCGCAAGCAGGAGACCGGTGGGTCGCTCGTGGGCTTCACCTCCGGCGCGTTCACCGCGTCGACCGCGCAGGCGAACTACTCCGCGGCCAAGGGCGGCATCGTCAGCCTCACCCGCAGCGCCGCGATGATCGCGGCGAGTCTCAAGCTCCGTGGCGGCCCGGCCATCAACGCGAACTGCATCGCCCCGGTCGCCAAGACCCGCATGAGTGAGAACGTGCCGTTCGAGATCGAGACCGGTGAACCGGAGGACATCGCACCGATGGCGATCTATCTGATGTCCGACGCCGGCCGCGACGTGAACGCCCAGATCTACACGGTCGTCGGCCGCCGCATCTCCGTGTGGAACCAGCCCCAGGAACTCCGCACCATGTGGGCCGGCGGCGATCAGTGGTCACCCCAGGAGATCGCCGACATGCTCCCCGGCACCGTCGGCCAGGAGCCCAACCCGTTCATCACGGACCTCGAGCGCCGCATGGCGGACATGGCCAAGCAGGAAGAGCAGGGCTGA
- a CDS encoding SDR family oxidoreductase, which produces MPTIPQEPVGRDLLAGKRVVVTAAAGTGIGSAVAKRSLLEGASVLISDIHERRLGETADRLAEETESRPLTQICNVTVEDDVQALVAAAVEGLGGIDVMMNNAGLGGAVRLVDMTDDQWSSVLGVTLDGTMRCTRAVLRHMIDAGIEGSIVNNASVVGWRAQDEQCHYAAAKAGVMALTRCSAIESAEFGIRVNAVAPSIAMHPFLEKVSDAQLLDQLSEREAFGRAAEPWEVANVMVFLASDLASYMTGEVVAVSNQHP; this is translated from the coding sequence GTGCCGACGATCCCCCAGGAGCCCGTCGGGCGCGATCTGCTCGCGGGAAAGCGGGTCGTCGTCACCGCCGCGGCCGGGACCGGCATCGGCTCGGCGGTCGCCAAGCGGTCGCTGCTCGAGGGTGCCTCCGTCCTCATCTCCGACATCCACGAGCGTCGGCTCGGCGAGACCGCCGACCGCCTCGCAGAGGAGACCGAGTCGCGGCCGCTCACCCAGATCTGCAACGTGACGGTGGAGGACGACGTGCAGGCGCTCGTCGCCGCGGCGGTCGAGGGTCTCGGCGGGATCGACGTGATGATGAACAACGCCGGGCTCGGTGGGGCGGTGCGCCTGGTCGACATGACCGACGATCAGTGGAGCTCGGTCCTCGGGGTCACGCTCGACGGCACGATGCGGTGCACCCGGGCCGTGCTGCGTCACATGATCGACGCCGGCATCGAGGGCTCGATCGTCAACAATGCGTCCGTCGTCGGTTGGCGGGCCCAGGACGAGCAGTGTCACTACGCGGCGGCGAAGGCCGGCGTGATGGCGCTGACCCGTTGCTCGGCGATCGAATCCGCCGAATTCGGCATCCGCGTGAACGCGGTGGCGCCGAGCATCGCGATGCATCCGTTCCTCGAGAAGGTGAGCGATGCCCAGCTCCTCGACCAGCTCTCCGAGCGTGAGGCCTTCGGCCGCGCGGCGGAGCCCTGGGAGGTCGCCAACGTGATGGTTTTCCTGGCCAGCGACCTCGCGAGCTACATGACCGGCGAGGTCGTCGCCGTCAGCAACCAGCACCCATAG
- a CDS encoding ABC transporter substrate-binding protein produces the protein MTTRSNIGLLAKVLAALLAFSLIAAACGDDSGGDDGATSTDGTSGDDGGDDGSDDGSDDGTTDGTDGTDTPECDENQVCEDGGDDGGDDGSADPDPVYGGTVTIALEAETNSGWLPATEQCAISCHWIQRAIMEPLFLEDADGNAAPFLASGFEFNDDFTEVDIFLREGISFTNGEAFDADAVVANFVRSKAGTILGQVLVDMISAEKVDEYTVKLTFQKPQSQIIEGLTGQLGYMGAPAMMAADADPTVMIGTGPFMQVEWNPDVEFVAERNPNYWRSDEAGNQLPFLDGIVFRPIPDKDARLNAVQSGDVDINMSSFSEDQEFWLANYRTVPETKFRETTYLLINNAQAPMDDERVRRALALCMDRSVYQQLRAPASEIANGPFAPGVAGYLADTGFPEFDPEAGRALLAEIGDIPTIEYGTTPVPANVITADLITGMWSDNCGIDTEVVTIEQGNFITQALLGNFQVFLWRNHGAISPGSEDVWWHSDHGGPTGALAIANFGRIDNPDIDAALDATNATRDPAELTSIAEDINREFAENVHNIWLNWTEWTQIMNDNVYGLGSTTLPDGGRSMSVIAGRVSFDEVFIAQG, from the coding sequence ATGACCACCCGATCCAATATCGGATTGCTGGCCAAAGTTCTGGCCGCACTACTTGCGTTCTCGCTGATCGCCGCGGCCTGTGGTGACGACAGTGGCGGCGACGACGGTGCCACGAGCACCGACGGCACCTCCGGCGACGATGGCGGCGACGACGGGTCCGATGACGGGTCCGACGACGGCACGACCGATGGCACCGACGGCACCGACACGCCGGAGTGCGACGAGAACCAGGTGTGCGAGGACGGCGGCGACGACGGCGGCGACGACGGTTCCGCCGATCCCGATCCCGTATACGGCGGCACGGTGACGATCGCACTCGAGGCCGAGACCAACTCCGGCTGGCTGCCCGCCACCGAGCAGTGCGCCATCTCCTGTCACTGGATCCAGCGGGCAATCATGGAGCCTCTCTTCCTCGAGGACGCCGACGGCAACGCTGCTCCGTTCCTTGCGTCCGGGTTCGAGTTCAACGACGACTTCACCGAGGTCGACATCTTCCTGCGTGAGGGGATCTCGTTCACCAACGGCGAGGCGTTCGACGCCGATGCCGTGGTCGCGAACTTCGTGCGCAGCAAGGCCGGCACGATTCTCGGCCAGGTCCTCGTCGACATGATCTCGGCCGAGAAGGTCGACGAGTACACCGTCAAACTGACCTTCCAGAAGCCGCAGTCGCAGATCATCGAGGGGCTCACCGGCCAGCTCGGATACATGGGTGCGCCGGCGATGATGGCGGCGGACGCCGACCCGACGGTCATGATCGGCACCGGTCCGTTCATGCAGGTCGAGTGGAACCCGGACGTGGAGTTCGTTGCCGAGCGCAACCCGAACTACTGGCGCTCGGACGAAGCAGGGAACCAGCTTCCGTTCCTCGACGGCATCGTGTTCCGTCCGATCCCCGACAAGGACGCCCGCCTCAACGCGGTCCAGTCGGGTGACGTCGACATCAATATGAGCTCCTTCTCGGAGGATCAGGAGTTCTGGCTGGCGAACTACCGGACGGTCCCCGAGACCAAGTTCCGGGAGACCACCTACCTCCTGATCAACAACGCCCAGGCGCCGATGGACGACGAGCGGGTGCGACGGGCCCTGGCCCTCTGCATGGACCGCTCCGTCTACCAGCAGCTGCGTGCGCCTGCGTCGGAGATCGCCAACGGGCCGTTCGCGCCGGGCGTTGCCGGCTACCTCGCCGACACCGGCTTCCCGGAGTTCGATCCCGAAGCGGGTCGTGCGCTGCTCGCCGAGATCGGTGACATCCCGACCATCGAGTACGGCACCACGCCGGTTCCGGCCAACGTCATCACCGCGGATCTGATCACCGGCATGTGGTCCGACAACTGTGGGATCGACACCGAGGTCGTCACCATCGAGCAGGGCAACTTCATCACGCAGGCGCTCCTGGGCAACTTCCAGGTGTTCCTGTGGCGCAACCACGGCGCCATCTCGCCCGGCTCCGAAGACGTGTGGTGGCACTCGGACCACGGTGGTCCGACCGGTGCCCTCGCCATCGCGAACTTCGGTCGTATCGACAACCCGGACATCGACGCCGCGCTGGATGCAACCAACGCGACCCGTGATCCGGCCGAGTTGACGAGCATCGCGGAGGACATCAACCGCGAGTTCGCCGAGAACGTGCACAACATCTGGTTGAACTGGACCGAATGGACCCAGATCATGAACGACAACGTGTACGGCCTCGGGTCGACCACGCTGCCTGACGGCGGTCGTTCGATGTCGGTGATCGCAGGACGCGTGTCGTTCGACGAAGTGTTCATCGCTCAGGGCTGA
- a CDS encoding ABC transporter permease, whose translation MKYALTRLAQAVVILIVVTFLTFWMQTLLPGNPCIVATGGLTSDELVAQCEVDLKVGENVFVRYVDWGTNFVSGDLGESYVNGRTVWDDLKQRFPPTGFLFLYSQVVALGVAVPGGIWAAYMAGRKAKRNIPTWLPFAIVGGIVAVSIALGTSVFTLILLAIFATVVVQTLRGGAAQDQLVSASAFFLLSVPVVVLAIVGQWLFAIRWNLYDLSGYTSPSEGLFDHVKSLWLPSVVIGLSLSPVYLRLLRADMIQNLQQDFVNVAKAKGMPPSTILLRHVLRPSTLTLLTVAGLNVAQLVNGAVIVEVLYDVDGMGSYLVSKFFGREFIVVQTLVALIATIFVLANLAVDLFYGVVDPRVRVERSKG comes from the coding sequence GTGAAGTACGCACTCACCCGACTCGCTCAGGCGGTCGTTATCCTCATCGTCGTCACCTTCCTCACGTTCTGGATGCAGACCCTGCTTCCGGGCAACCCCTGCATCGTGGCGACGGGCGGGCTCACGTCCGACGAACTCGTCGCCCAGTGTGAGGTCGACCTGAAGGTCGGCGAGAACGTCTTCGTCCGCTATGTGGACTGGGGCACCAACTTCGTCAGCGGCGACCTCGGCGAGAGCTATGTGAACGGACGCACGGTCTGGGACGACCTGAAACAGCGCTTCCCGCCGACCGGCTTCCTCTTCCTCTACAGCCAGGTGGTCGCCCTCGGAGTGGCGGTGCCGGGCGGGATCTGGGCGGCCTACATGGCCGGCCGAAAAGCCAAGCGCAACATCCCCACATGGCTGCCCTTCGCGATCGTGGGCGGCATCGTGGCCGTGAGCATCGCGTTGGGGACGTCGGTCTTCACGCTGATCCTGCTCGCCATCTTCGCGACCGTGGTCGTCCAGACGCTGCGGGGAGGGGCCGCGCAGGACCAACTCGTCAGCGCGTCCGCGTTCTTCCTGCTGTCGGTGCCGGTCGTCGTGCTCGCCATCGTCGGCCAGTGGCTGTTCGCCATCCGCTGGAACCTCTACGACCTCAGCGGCTACACCTCACCCAGCGAGGGCCTCTTCGACCACGTGAAGTCGCTCTGGCTGCCGTCGGTCGTCATCGGTCTGTCACTGTCGCCGGTGTATCTGCGGCTGCTGCGCGCCGACATGATCCAGAACCTCCAGCAGGACTTCGTCAATGTCGCGAAGGCCAAGGGCATGCCGCCGAGCACGATCCTGCTGCGCCACGTCCTGCGACCGTCCACGCTGACCCTGCTCACGGTCGCCGGCCTCAACGTCGCCCAGCTCGTGAACGGTGCCGTCATCGTCGAGGTGCTGTACGACGTCGACGGCATGGGCTCCTATCTCGTGTCCAAGTTCTTCGGCCGCGAGTTCATCGTCGTGCAGACGCTCGTCGCGCTGATCGCGACGATCTTCGTCCTCGCGAATCTCGCGGTGGACCTCTTCTATGGCGTCGTGGACCCACGCGTCCGAGTCGAACGGAGTAAGGGCTGA
- a CDS encoding ABC transporter permease, protein MTAISRSDGTTGAGDHLVVPLGEPVLGPKRRKGDLGYRLAVGWLVLVVFVCFFGDWLWFVKDPGALNASSGIKSGPSGDNWMGTDSLTRDMFARVVSGGRESLMIGGIATAIGMVVGGLLGLVAGYFRGWVDSLISAATTIIFAVPALVLVLFVAALRANSGGQSRTSLIAALSVLAIPPITRIVRASSLQWSEREFVQAARVIGAKNGRILFRTVLPNVVPALVSFAFLALGITIVVEAGLAAIGGSIAEDTWGKIINEGRGTLDLQNAPHIAMAPSLVLFLTVLALNWVGDSLVRKLDIREALL, encoded by the coding sequence ATGACCGCGATCAGTCGGAGTGACGGAACCACCGGAGCCGGCGATCATCTCGTCGTGCCCCTGGGCGAGCCGGTTCTGGGCCCGAAACGGCGCAAGGGTGATCTCGGCTACCGGCTCGCCGTCGGCTGGCTCGTGCTCGTCGTCTTCGTGTGCTTCTTCGGTGACTGGCTCTGGTTCGTCAAGGATCCGGGGGCCTTGAACGCCAGCTCGGGCATCAAGTCCGGTCCGTCAGGCGACAACTGGATGGGCACCGACTCCCTGACCAGGGACATGTTCGCCCGGGTCGTCAGCGGTGGTCGGGAGTCGCTGATGATCGGTGGCATCGCCACCGCCATCGGCATGGTCGTCGGTGGACTCCTCGGCCTCGTCGCCGGCTACTTCCGGGGCTGGGTCGATTCGTTGATCAGTGCTGCCACCACGATCATCTTCGCGGTCCCGGCGCTGGTGCTCGTCCTCTTCGTCGCCGCGTTGCGGGCGAACTCCGGTGGTCAGAGCCGCACCAGCCTGATCGCTGCGCTGTCGGTGCTCGCGATTCCGCCGATCACCCGCATCGTGCGGGCCAGTTCGCTCCAATGGAGTGAACGCGAGTTCGTCCAGGCGGCCCGGGTGATCGGGGCCAAGAACGGGCGCATCCTCTTCCGCACCGTCCTTCCCAATGTCGTGCCCGCCCTCGTGTCGTTCGCCTTCCTGGCCCTCGGCATCACGATCGTCGTCGAGGCGGGGCTGGCGGCGATCGGTGGATCGATCGCCGAGGACACATGGGGGAAGATCATCAACGAGGGCAGAGGCACGCTCGACCTCCAGAACGCACCGCACATCGCGATGGCGCCGTCGTTGGTCCTCTTCCTCACGGTGCTCGCGTTGAACTGGGTGGGCGACTCGCTCGTTCGCAAGCTCGACATTCGGGAGGCCCTCCTGTGA
- a CDS encoding ABC transporter ATP-binding protein — translation MTDAPPLTESADDAPSDQPLLRVEDLRVTFDSPRGKVRAINGVDFTLEQGKTLAIVGESGSGKSVTARTIMNLLPSTATIEGSIGFDDLDLRNVSKARAKHLMGVDIAMVFQDPMTSLNPVKRIGAQLTESMRYHLGMSRGDATARAIELLGKVGIPSPAQRIRQYPHELSGGMRQRVVIAIALACEPRLLIADEPTTALDVTVQKHILDLLGDLQAEEGMSMILITHDLGVAAGRADEIAVMYAGRIVERTSATQLFAESRHPYTDALLRSIPQVSQPSHTRLTPIPGRPPDLVSLPDACAYAPRCRFAQAECLESVPPVQGVAGMHEFACFFPANTDRGREALASNVAAGTTAAGLEIEGYVSGGVS, via the coding sequence GTGACCGACGCGCCACCGCTCACGGAATCCGCGGACGACGCGCCGTCCGACCAGCCGCTCCTGCGGGTGGAGGACCTCCGGGTCACGTTCGACAGTCCGCGCGGCAAGGTCCGGGCGATCAACGGGGTCGACTTCACCCTCGAACAGGGCAAGACCCTGGCCATCGTCGGCGAGTCCGGCTCCGGCAAGTCGGTCACCGCGCGCACGATCATGAACCTCCTGCCGTCGACCGCGACCATCGAGGGCAGCATCGGGTTCGACGATCTCGACCTGCGCAACGTGTCGAAGGCGCGGGCCAAGCACCTCATGGGCGTCGACATCGCGATGGTCTTCCAGGATCCGATGACCTCGCTCAACCCGGTGAAGCGCATCGGTGCCCAGCTCACCGAGTCGATGCGGTACCACCTCGGCATGAGCCGGGGGGACGCGACGGCGCGTGCCATCGAACTGCTCGGCAAGGTCGGCATCCCGTCGCCGGCCCAGCGCATCCGTCAGTACCCCCACGAGCTCTCGGGCGGCATGCGTCAGCGCGTCGTGATCGCGATCGCGCTCGCCTGCGAGCCCCGGCTCCTCATCGCCGACGAGCCCACGACGGCGCTCGACGTGACGGTGCAGAAGCACATCCTCGACCTGCTCGGTGACCTCCAGGCCGAGGAGGGGATGAGCATGATCCTCATCACCCACGACCTCGGCGTCGCCGCCGGACGGGCCGACGAGATCGCCGTGATGTACGCCGGCCGCATCGTCGAACGCACCTCGGCCACGCAGCTGTTCGCCGAGTCTCGCCACCCCTACACGGACGCGCTCCTGCGCTCGATCCCGCAGGTGTCGCAGCCGAGCCACACCCGACTCACGCCGATTCCCGGCCGCCCGCCGGACCTCGTCAGCCTCCCCGACGCCTGCGCCTACGCGCCCCGGTGCCGGTTCGCGCAGGCCGAGTGTCTCGAGAGCGTTCCTCCGGTGCAGGGGGTCGCCGGGATGCACGAGTTCGCCTGCTTCTTCCCGGCCAACACCGACCGGGGCCGCGAGGCATTGGCCTCCAACGTCGCCGCGGGTACCACGGCGGCCGGCCTCGAGATCGAGGGCTACGTCTCCGGAGGAGTCAGCTGA
- a CDS encoding ATP-binding cassette domain-containing protein has translation MAGSGTAHLRDDPNVILRVENLVVEFPAGRGRTVHAVSDVSFDVAEGETLGLVGESGCGKSTTAKAVIQMPRPTSGVVEFQGQNLAELRGEAMRQVRPNIQMIFQDPIASLNPRQKVRDVVAEGLEVWGSRGAFSESRVDEMLEAVGLDPRVAGERQPHEFSGGQCQRISVARALVLDPKVIICDEPVSALDVSVQAQILNMLEDMKERYGVTLLFISHDLSVVKNISDRVMVMYLGKVCEVAPSDDLYEAPAHPYTRALLGAIPGADNPMAVHAETLDDELPSPINPPSGCRFHTRCPRATDECKTIEPVMEKVDEGHYVACHHPFIDD, from the coding sequence ATGGCCGGAAGTGGAACCGCGCATCTGCGTGACGATCCCAATGTGATCCTGCGGGTCGAGAACCTCGTCGTGGAATTCCCCGCGGGCCGTGGGCGAACCGTCCACGCCGTGTCGGACGTGAGCTTCGACGTCGCCGAGGGTGAGACGCTCGGCCTCGTGGGCGAGTCGGGTTGCGGCAAGTCGACCACCGCGAAGGCGGTCATCCAGATGCCCCGCCCGACATCGGGCGTGGTGGAGTTCCAGGGGCAGAACCTCGCTGAGCTCCGGGGCGAGGCGATGCGCCAGGTGCGACCGAACATCCAGATGATCTTCCAGGACCCGATCGCGTCGCTGAACCCGCGCCAGAAAGTGCGTGACGTCGTCGCCGAGGGGCTCGAGGTCTGGGGCTCGCGTGGCGCCTTCAGCGAGAGCCGTGTCGACGAGATGCTCGAAGCCGTCGGGCTGGATCCCCGCGTCGCCGGCGAACGCCAGCCCCACGAGTTCAGCGGCGGCCAGTGCCAGCGGATCTCGGTGGCGCGAGCGCTGGTGCTCGACCCGAAGGTGATCATCTGCGACGAGCCGGTGAGTGCCCTCGACGTGTCCGTCCAGGCGCAGATCCTCAACATGCTCGAGGACATGAAGGAGCGCTACGGCGTCACCCTCCTGTTCATCAGCCACGACCTGTCGGTCGTCAAGAACATCTCCGATCGTGTCATGGTGATGTATCTGGGCAAGGTCTGTGAGGTCGCCCCGTCGGACGATCTCTACGAGGCACCCGCTCACCCCTACACGCGGGCGCTGCTCGGCGCGATCCCGGGAGCGGACAACCCCATGGCTGTCCACGCCGAGACACTCGACGACGAGCTCCCGTCGCCGATCAACCCGCCGAGCGGGTGCCGGTTCCACACGCGGTGCCCCCGGGCCACCGACGAGTGCAAGACCATCGAGCCGGTCATGGAGAAGGTGGACGAGGGCCACTACGTCGCCTGCCACCACCCCTTCATCGACGACTGA
- a CDS encoding MBL fold metallo-hydrolase: MPPLFDTDFEPNHGELVEVSPLLRRIVCNNPSKFTFHGTGTYVIGHGDVAIVDPGPRDDEHVAALLAALDGERVHSILITHTHGDHSPAAAAVKDATGAPILGFGPHPSVATSEGDEDVADDADWDTGEERKELTDEEKAKARADHEKHLPDVDFVPDQRLAHGDVVEGPGWTVEALHTPGHISNHLCFALAEAQAVLSGDHVMGWSTTIIPPPDGDLRAYLRSLELLLDRDDATLYPTHGGAITKPKPFVKALLDHRRIREEQIVRRLEAGPQSVREIVEVLYAEVARELWRPAARSVISHLIALRDAGRAETAITDAPVLATATTWVRS; the protein is encoded by the coding sequence ATGCCGCCGCTCTTCGACACGGACTTCGAGCCGAACCACGGCGAGCTCGTCGAGGTCTCTCCCCTCCTGCGCCGCATCGTGTGCAACAACCCGTCGAAGTTCACCTTCCACGGCACCGGCACCTACGTGATCGGCCACGGCGACGTCGCCATCGTGGACCCGGGCCCGCGCGACGACGAGCATGTCGCCGCCCTGCTCGCCGCCCTCGACGGCGAGCGGGTTCACTCGATCCTGATCACGCACACCCACGGCGATCACTCTCCGGCCGCGGCTGCGGTGAAGGACGCAACCGGCGCACCGATCCTCGGCTTCGGGCCGCATCCGTCGGTCGCCACCAGCGAGGGTGACGAGGACGTGGCGGACGACGCCGACTGGGACACCGGCGAAGAACGCAAGGAGCTGACCGACGAGGAGAAGGCGAAGGCCAGGGCCGACCACGAGAAACACCTCCCGGACGTCGACTTCGTACCGGACCAGCGCCTCGCCCACGGCGACGTGGTCGAGGGTCCGGGCTGGACCGTGGAGGCCCTTCACACGCCGGGCCACATCTCGAACCATCTCTGCTTCGCCCTCGCCGAGGCGCAGGCGGTGCTGTCCGGCGACCACGTCATGGGTTGGTCCACGACGATCATTCCGCCGCCGGATGGCGATCTGCGCGCCTACCTGCGATCGCTCGAGCTCCTCCTCGACCGCGACGACGCAACGCTGTATCCGACCCACGGCGGCGCGATCACGAAGCCCAAGCCCTTCGTCAAGGCGCTCCTCGACCACCGACGCATCCGGGAGGAGCAGATCGTCCGCCGACTCGAGGCGGGCCCGCAGTCCGTCCGGGAGATCGTCGAGGTACTCTACGCCGAGGTCGCCCGCGAGCTCTGGCGTCCTGCCGCTCGCTCGGTCATCAGCCACCTGATCGCCCTGCGGGACGCGGGCCGCGCCGAAACCGCCATCACCGACGCGCCCGTCCTCGCCACCGCGACCACCTGGGTCCGCTCCTGA
- a CDS encoding DUF4202 domain-containing protein — protein sequence MTALADLLAAIDADNADDPNTFDGRPLAQAQGQMADAWVTRLDPAAADALRVAARAHHLRRWEMPRSDYPEGRDGYLRWRRDQKKAHAARLGTLLAGADAALVERAAAIVQKRGLGSDPEVQVFEDAVCLTFIETQFLATADKLGDDQKMVDVVAKTLRKMSPSGHAAAATIALDDRSADLLRRAVDRATE from the coding sequence GTGACCGCGCTCGCCGACCTCCTCGCCGCGATCGACGCGGACAACGCCGACGATCCCAACACCTTCGACGGCCGACCCCTTGCGCAGGCACAGGGGCAGATGGCCGACGCGTGGGTCACCCGGCTCGACCCCGCCGCAGCCGACGCCCTGCGCGTCGCGGCGCGGGCGCACCATCTCCGCCGCTGGGAGATGCCCCGGTCCGACTATCCCGAAGGCCGTGACGGCTACCTCCGCTGGCGGCGGGACCAGAAGAAGGCGCACGCGGCGCGACTCGGCACGCTCCTGGCGGGAGCCGACGCCGCGCTCGTCGAGCGGGCGGCGGCGATCGTCCAGAAGCGGGGACTCGGGTCCGACCCCGAGGTGCAGGTGTTCGAGGACGCCGTGTGTCTGACCTTCATCGAGACCCAGTTCCTGGCCACCGCCGACAAGCTCGGCGACGACCAGAAGATGGTCGACGTCGTCGCCAAGACACTCCGGAAGATGAGCCCGTCCGGTCACGCCGCCGCGGCCACCATCGCACTCGATGACCGCTCGGCCGACCTGTTGCGCCGAGCCGTCGATCGGGCCACCGAGTAG